A section of the Bacillus sp. HSf4 genome encodes:
- a CDS encoding ABC transporter ATP-binding protein yields the protein MENAIKLTGMQKSFGRHTAIKDVSFHVKKGEIFGLLGPSGSGKTTTIKILTGELGQSAGKVTVLGMDSSRIGTADFKSKVGILSDNSSLYERLTIYDNLKLFCKLYHAPLSQIDVMLREVNLHDQRTKTVSKLSKGMKQRVLLAKALIHTPELVFLDEPTSALDPGNMAHIHRGLKKLNEAGTTIFLTTHNMEEANELCDRVAFLHKGEIVEMDRPDVLRYKYSTHAFHVETFDGERIVIKNKPENADQIKELVIHNRVKSMHTDNPTLGQIFLKVTGEELI from the coding sequence TTGGAAAATGCAATAAAATTAACAGGAATGCAGAAATCGTTTGGACGACACACAGCTATTAAAGATGTCAGTTTTCATGTGAAAAAGGGTGAAATTTTTGGATTGCTTGGACCAAGCGGATCAGGCAAAACAACAACGATTAAAATCTTAACCGGAGAACTTGGACAATCGGCGGGTAAAGTAACGGTGCTCGGGATGGATTCATCCCGAATTGGAACAGCTGATTTTAAATCCAAGGTCGGGATCCTATCTGATAACAGTTCACTATATGAGCGACTGACGATCTATGATAATCTGAAATTATTTTGTAAATTGTACCATGCTCCGCTAAGTCAAATCGATGTGATGTTGCGTGAGGTTAACCTGCACGATCAGCGAACGAAAACGGTCTCGAAGTTGTCAAAAGGGATGAAACAGCGTGTACTTTTGGCTAAAGCACTCATTCATACACCTGAACTGGTATTTCTGGATGAACCAACATCTGCATTGGACCCGGGAAATATGGCGCACATTCACCGTGGACTAAAGAAGCTGAATGAAGCGGGAACAACCATTTTTCTGACAACGCACAATATGGAGGAAGCGAATGAATTGTGTGACCGTGTTGCATTTTTGCATAAAGGTGAAATAGTGGAAATGGATCGTCCAGATGTACTCCGTTACAAGTACTCGACGCACGCATTTCATGTTGAAACATTTGATGGAGAACGGATCGTCATCAAAAATAAACCGGAAAATGCGGATCAGATTAAGGAATTGGTGATACACAATCGAGTGAAATCAATGCATACCGACAATCCGACGCTCGGCCAAATCTTTTTGAAAGTGACTGGGGAGGAGCTGATATAA
- a CDS encoding LytTR family transcriptional regulator DNA-binding domain-containing protein produces MMTHFTINEEMINSESLPPFTLTIEDTYAAAVYSDTEIQAELVKVLENNGKLTVFDQQEGLYQRLTVEGNIAFFHKWFGCETPLPEILVLFELQNCAKKSLHKCSESDIRRVYFAKYFMSGVHPMIFREPIHGTDVRTINTFMNMLQKLRDRHIPVMILLSNMEHALLLGDIAYKLQKNGLQKIEIIEGEERATEAKNSGTATTTNFFKVPAKVDDKMILFDPLEIDYIESQDGKAMIVVHDESYAMDSTLAEIEKKLAVYGFYRCHRSYIVNLQKVREIITWSKNTYSLRIDNKSQSTIPLSRTKIQDIQEKFSLK; encoded by the coding sequence ATGATGACACATTTTACAATAAATGAAGAGATGATAAACAGCGAGTCGCTCCCGCCATTTACGCTTACGATCGAGGATACTTATGCCGCGGCAGTATATAGTGATACGGAGATACAGGCCGAACTCGTAAAGGTCCTCGAGAACAATGGCAAATTGACCGTTTTTGATCAACAGGAAGGTTTGTATCAGCGTCTGACGGTGGAGGGGAATATCGCTTTTTTCCATAAATGGTTCGGTTGTGAAACGCCACTGCCGGAAATTCTTGTACTGTTTGAACTGCAAAACTGTGCCAAAAAATCGCTGCATAAATGTTCGGAATCTGACATTCGCCGTGTCTATTTTGCGAAGTATTTCATGAGCGGTGTTCACCCGATGATCTTCCGCGAGCCGATCCATGGCACTGATGTCAGAACAATAAATACTTTTATGAACATGCTGCAAAAGTTGAGGGATCGCCACATACCTGTCATGATCTTATTATCCAATATGGAACACGCACTGCTGCTTGGGGATATAGCATACAAACTTCAGAAAAATGGTTTACAAAAAATCGAAATCATCGAAGGAGAAGAAAGGGCGACGGAAGCTAAAAACAGTGGAACAGCGACGACTACAAATTTTTTCAAGGTCCCGGCGAAAGTCGATGACAAGATGATATTATTTGATCCCTTGGAGATTGACTACATCGAAAGTCAGGATGGCAAAGCGATGATCGTTGTTCATGATGAATCATATGCGATGGATTCCACACTGGCAGAAATCGAGAAAAAATTAGCGGTTTATGGATTTTATCGATGTCATCGTTCGTATATCGTCAATTTACAAAAAGTCCGTGAAATCATTACATGGTCTAAAAATACATATTCACTGCGAATCGATAACAAATCCCAGTCGACGATTCCGTTGTCGCGAACGAAAATACAAGACATTCAGGAAAAATTCAGTCTGAAATAG
- a CDS encoding M23 family metallopeptidase has protein sequence MKRKLMTLGLTAAVGMSAILIPIKSNHALAYEDLEKKKSDVQSKQSENQSKLEKKKRELSELESKEASLKSDIEKIDGKMTDTNEKLEKKKEEIEQTKKQIDELKQQIQKLKKKIEKRDRILKERVRSMQENGGNVQYIDVLLGSDSFADFISRASAVSTIVTADKDLMEEQKKDLQLVEKKEAKLNKNLESLEKALKDLEKLKKTLDEQQKEKTKVMAKVKQDQDHVHDELGSLENEADVLKRQNEAIKAEEELRKKQEAEERRKAQSGNSKASDAKPSAPSSSGFIRPASGRLSSGFGHRSGGNHFGIDIAKRGSGVPIHAAAAGTVYNAHYSSSYGNVVFITHNINGQTYQTVYAHMSSLKVRTGQRVSQGQVIGTMGNTGHSFGQHLHFEIHKGLWNNAKSNAVDPANYIPL, from the coding sequence TTGAAAAGAAAGCTTATGACATTGGGATTGACTGCCGCAGTCGGAATGTCGGCGATTTTAATCCCGATCAAAAGCAACCATGCTTTAGCTTACGAAGACTTGGAGAAAAAGAAGAGCGACGTTCAGAGCAAGCAGTCGGAAAACCAGTCAAAACTTGAAAAAAAGAAGCGGGAACTTTCCGAGCTAGAGTCAAAGGAAGCAAGCTTGAAGAGCGATATCGAGAAGATTGACGGCAAAATGACCGACACGAATGAAAAGCTTGAAAAGAAAAAAGAAGAAATCGAGCAAACGAAGAAGCAGATCGACGAACTGAAACAGCAGATTCAAAAGCTGAAAAAGAAGATAGAGAAGCGTGACCGCATATTGAAAGAGCGGGTCCGATCCATGCAGGAAAACGGCGGTAACGTTCAATACATAGATGTTCTTCTCGGCTCGGATTCGTTTGCGGATTTCATCAGCCGTGCCAGCGCAGTATCGACCATTGTGACGGCGGACAAGGATTTAATGGAAGAGCAGAAAAAGGACCTTCAGCTCGTGGAGAAAAAAGAAGCAAAGCTGAATAAAAACCTGGAAAGCCTTGAAAAAGCGCTTAAAGATTTGGAAAAATTAAAAAAGACACTGGATGAGCAGCAAAAAGAAAAAACAAAAGTGATGGCGAAAGTGAAACAGGATCAAGACCATGTACACGATGAGCTTGGCTCACTTGAAAATGAAGCCGACGTTTTAAAGCGCCAGAATGAGGCGATAAAAGCGGAAGAAGAACTGCGCAAAAAGCAGGAAGCTGAAGAGCGCCGAAAGGCACAAAGCGGAAATTCAAAAGCTTCCGATGCAAAACCGTCCGCTCCAAGCAGCTCAGGCTTTATCCGCCCTGCTTCAGGGAGGCTGTCTTCAGGCTTTGGGCATCGTTCGGGCGGAAACCATTTTGGTATAGATATTGCCAAGCGAGGCTCAGGTGTACCGATTCATGCAGCGGCTGCGGGGACCGTGTATAATGCGCACTACTCGTCAAGCTATGGAAATGTTGTGTTCATCACCCATAACATCAATGGGCAAACGTATCAAACGGTTTATGCCCACATGTCTTCACTCAAAGTACGGACAGGCCAGCGCGTCAGTCAGGGACAAGTGATTGGCACGATGGGGAACACAGGGCACTCTTTTGGTCAGCACCTCCATTTCGAGATTCATAAAGGCCTGTGGAACAACGCAAAATCAAACGCCGTTGACCCGGCGAATTATATACCGCTATAA
- the ftsX gene encoding permease-like cell division protein FtsX gives MIRTLGRHLRESLKSLGRNTWMTFASISAVTVTLILVGVFLVIMFNLLHMTSNVEKQVEVKVLIDLTANEDKRAQLEKDIKDIPEVSSVKYSSKDEELKNLRDSFGEDGDVFAMFEQENPLNDAFIVKTSNPQDTPKAAKKIEKLGSVYKVNYGKEQVDRLFKISNVTKAIGIGLVVGLLFTAMFLISNTIKITIFARRKEIEIMKLVGATNWFIRWPFFIEGLLLGVCGSIIPIAILVGMYDQAIQWIAPKVQGTFIELLPYNPFVFQVSAILMLIGGIIGVWGSLMSIRKFLKV, from the coding sequence ATGATTAGAACTCTCGGACGGCATTTGCGCGAGAGTCTGAAATCTCTCGGGAGAAACACGTGGATGACCTTCGCATCCATCAGTGCTGTAACCGTAACACTCATCTTGGTCGGGGTATTTTTGGTGATCATGTTCAACCTATTGCATATGACATCAAACGTCGAAAAACAAGTAGAAGTCAAAGTTTTAATCGACTTAACAGCCAATGAAGATAAAAGAGCTCAGCTTGAAAAAGATATTAAAGACATTCCAGAAGTCAGCAGTGTTAAATACTCTTCAAAAGATGAGGAGCTTAAAAACTTAAGAGACAGTTTTGGGGAAGACGGGGACGTCTTTGCAATGTTTGAGCAGGAAAATCCGTTGAACGATGCGTTCATCGTCAAAACGTCCAATCCTCAGGATACGCCAAAAGCGGCCAAAAAAATTGAGAAGCTCGGCAGCGTTTATAAGGTGAACTACGGGAAAGAGCAAGTTGACCGTCTGTTTAAAATCAGCAATGTTACCAAAGCCATCGGAATTGGATTAGTTGTCGGTCTCTTGTTTACAGCAATGTTCCTAATCTCTAACACCATTAAAATTACGATTTTTGCAAGACGGAAAGAAATCGAGATTATGAAGCTTGTAGGCGCGACAAACTGGTTTATCCGCTGGCCTTTCTTTATCGAAGGTCTGCTGCTCGGTGTATGCGGCTCCATCATTCCAATCGCGATCCTGGTCGGAATGTATGATCAAGCTATTCAATGGATTGCTCCAAAAGTGCAAGGAACTTTTATTGAGTTATTGCCATACAATCCGTTCGTGTTCCAGGTTTCCGCCATTTTGATGCTGATCGGCGGCATTATTGGCGTATGGGGAAGCTTGATGTCGATTCGAAAATTCTTGAAAGTTTAA
- the ftsE gene encoding cell division ATP-binding protein FtsE, translating to MIEMTDVYKTYSNGVSALNGISISIYPGEFVYVVGPSGAGKSTFIKMIYREEKPSKGKIVINKKNLAQVKEKDIPYVRRKIGVVFQDFKLLPKLTVFENVAFALEVIGERPEVIRKKVLEVLDLVQLKHKARQFPDQLSGGEQQRVSIARSIVNSPDVVIADEPTGNLDPETSWEIMRTLEEINNRGTTVVMATHNKEIVNTMKKRVIAIEDGVIVRDESRGEYGSYD from the coding sequence ATGATCGAAATGACAGATGTGTATAAGACTTATTCCAACGGGGTTTCAGCGCTGAACGGAATAAGCATTTCAATATATCCCGGGGAGTTTGTTTATGTTGTCGGGCCCAGCGGAGCCGGAAAGTCAACCTTTATTAAAATGATCTACCGCGAGGAAAAGCCTTCCAAAGGGAAGATTGTCATCAACAAGAAAAATTTGGCCCAAGTAAAAGAAAAAGATATTCCATATGTCAGAAGAAAAATCGGCGTCGTCTTCCAGGACTTTAAACTGCTGCCGAAGCTGACGGTGTTTGAAAATGTCGCATTTGCTTTGGAAGTCATCGGGGAGCGACCTGAGGTCATCAGGAAAAAAGTGCTTGAAGTCCTTGATCTCGTACAGCTGAAGCATAAGGCAAGGCAATTTCCCGACCAGCTTTCAGGCGGTGAGCAGCAAAGGGTATCGATCGCAAGGTCAATCGTCAACAGCCCTGATGTGGTCATAGCGGACGAGCCGACGGGAAACCTTGACCCGGAGACATCTTGGGAAATCATGCGAACGCTTGAAGAAATCAACAACCGCGGAACAACAGTCGTTATGGCGACTCATAATAAAGAAATCGTCAACACCATGAAGAAACGTGTCATCGCAATCGAAGACGGAGTCATTGTGCGTGATGAATCTAGAGGGGAGTATGGTTCTTATGATTAG
- the cccB gene encoding cytochrome c551: protein MKMKLFTLFMAVSFVLAACGGNNESKEKNTGGQATASDGEEIYQQNCTGCHGKDLAGGSAPSLKEVGGKYDEKEIKDIVVNGRGNMPGNLVKEDEAEEIAKWLSEKK, encoded by the coding sequence ATGAAAATGAAGCTGTTTACTCTGTTTATGGCTGTTTCCTTTGTGCTCGCCGCCTGCGGAGGCAACAATGAAAGCAAAGAAAAAAATACAGGCGGGCAAGCGACTGCATCTGACGGGGAAGAAATTTACCAGCAAAACTGCACAGGCTGCCACGGCAAGGATCTGGCCGGCGGCTCTGCGCCGAGCTTGAAAGAAGTCGGCGGCAAATATGATGAAAAAGAAATTAAAGACATCGTTGTCAATGGCCGCGGCAATATGCCGGGAAACCTTGTCAAAGAAGATGAAGCAGAAGAGATTGCAAAATGGCTTTCCGAGAAAAAATAG
- a CDS encoding YitT family protein, translated as MTFDKKRYHVWQAMRDYGYILLGSAIVAVTFNMFLLPNRIAAGGVSGISTILQSFGFEAAYVQWAFNIPLFVAGVLILGGKFGVKTLVGSVFLPLVVYLTRNIAPATENALLAAIFGGVGIGAGIGMVFLGRGSTGGTALAAQIIHKYTGLSQGKCLALIDGTIVLSAMFVFNIEQGLYAMLGVYISSKTIDVIQLGLNRSKMAMIITNREEEVRQAVLKKIDRGITKISAVGGYTDDERPILMCVVGQTEFTKLKQLVKHIDESAFVIAMDASEVLGEGFKRA; from the coding sequence ATGACATTTGACAAGAAAAGATATCACGTTTGGCAGGCGATGCGCGATTACGGCTACATTCTTTTAGGGTCGGCGATTGTCGCTGTCACATTTAACATGTTTTTGCTGCCGAACCGGATTGCAGCCGGCGGGGTCAGCGGAATCAGTACGATACTGCAATCATTCGGTTTTGAAGCGGCCTATGTCCAATGGGCTTTTAATATTCCTTTATTTGTCGCCGGCGTCTTGATCCTTGGCGGGAAGTTCGGAGTAAAGACGCTTGTTGGATCTGTGTTTCTCCCGCTTGTTGTCTATCTGACGAGGAATATCGCGCCTGCGACGGAAAATGCGCTGTTGGCAGCCATTTTTGGCGGCGTCGGGATCGGAGCGGGAATCGGAATGGTTTTCCTTGGGAGAGGCTCGACAGGCGGGACTGCGCTTGCGGCTCAAATCATTCATAAGTACACAGGGCTGTCCCAGGGGAAGTGCCTGGCACTGATAGATGGAACGATCGTGCTGTCGGCGATGTTCGTTTTTAATATTGAGCAAGGGCTTTATGCTATGCTTGGCGTTTACATATCGAGCAAAACGATCGATGTCATTCAGCTCGGCTTGAATCGCTCAAAAATGGCGATGATTATTACAAACCGGGAAGAAGAAGTACGACAAGCGGTTTTGAAGAAGATCGACAGAGGCATTACAAAAATCTCGGCTGTCGGGGGCTATACGGATGATGAACGTCCCATCCTGATGTGTGTTGTCGGCCAAACGGAGTTCACAAAGCTGAAACAACTGGTGAAGCACATTGATGAGTCTGCATTTGTCATTGCTATGGACGCTTCTGAGGTGCTCGGAGAGGGTTTCAAACGCGCGTGA
- the prfB gene encoding peptide chain release factor 2 (programmed frameshift), with translation MELVEIRQELENMATRLADFRGSLDLEAKEARIKELEEQMADPDFWGDQQKAQTIINEANGLKDYVNTYKDLSESHEDLQMTHDLLKEDPDPDLQAELVDELKSLTKRFNEFELQLLLSEPYDKNNAILELHPGAGGTESQDWGSMLLRMYTRWAERRGFKVETLDYLPGDEAGIKSVTLLIKGHNAYGYLKAEKGVHRLVRISPFDSSGRRHTSFVSCDVMPEFNEEIDIEIRTEDIKVDTYRASGAGGQHVNTTDSAVRITHLPTGVIVTCQTERSQIKNRERAMKMLKSKLYQRRIEEQQAQLDEIRGEQKEIGWGSQIRSYVFHPYSLVKDHRTNTEMGNVQAVMDGDIDSFIDAYLRSKLS, from the exons ATGGAATTAGTTGAAATCAGACAGGAACTTGAAAATATGGCTACTCGATTAGCGGACTTTAGGGGGTCTCTT GACCTCGAAGCAAAGGAAGCGAGAATTAAAGAATTAGAAGAGCAGATGGCTGATCCTGACTTTTGGGGTGATCAGCAAAAAGCGCAGACGATCATCAATGAAGCGAATGGCCTAAAAGACTATGTCAACACATACAAAGATTTAAGCGAGTCGCATGAAGATCTGCAAATGACGCACGATCTTTTAAAAGAAGACCCGGACCCTGATCTTCAGGCTGAACTCGTAGACGAGCTGAAAAGCTTGACAAAGCGGTTCAATGAATTTGAGCTGCAGCTATTGTTAAGTGAGCCGTATGATAAAAACAATGCGATCCTTGAGCTTCATCCGGGCGCCGGCGGAACCGAATCCCAGGATTGGGGTTCCATGCTTCTCAGAATGTATACGAGATGGGCTGAGCGCCGCGGATTTAAAGTGGAGACACTTGATTACCTCCCCGGCGATGAAGCGGGAATCAAGTCCGTCACACTTTTGATCAAAGGACATAATGCATACGGTTATTTAAAAGCGGAAAAAGGCGTGCACAGGCTCGTCAGGATTTCTCCGTTTGACTCCTCAGGCCGCAGGCATACGTCGTTCGTTTCCTGTGATGTCATGCCTGAATTCAATGAAGAAATTGATATCGAGATCCGCACGGAAGATATTAAAGTCGATACGTACCGGGCGAGCGGAGCGGGCGGACAGCACGTCAATACGACGGACTCGGCCGTCCGTATCACCCACTTGCCGACAGGGGTCATCGTCACATGCCAAACAGAACGTTCGCAAATTAAAAACCGCGAGCGCGCGATGAAAATGCTCAAATCAAAGCTGTATCAGCGCAGAATTGAGGAGCAGCAGGCACAGCTCGATGAAATTCGCGGCGAACAAAAGGAAATCGGCTGGGGAAGCCAGATCCGTTCATATGTTTTCCATCCGTATTCTCTTGTCAAAGATCATCGCACCAATACGGAAATGGGGAACGTGCAGGCTGTCATGGACGGTGACATCGATTCGTTCATTGATGCATACTTGCGTTCAAAGCTGTCCTAA